In one window of Maribacter sp. BPC-D8 DNA:
- the odhB gene encoding 2-oxoglutarate dehydrogenase complex dihydrolipoyllysine-residue succinyltransferase — translation MILEMKVPSPGESITEVEIAEWLVEDGDYVEKDQAIAEVDSDKATLELPAEESGIITLKAEEGDAVAVGAVVCLIDTSAAKPAGATDASSAPKEEKKESPKTEKAPQPAKAKETYASGVPSPAAKKILDEKGVDSKSVSGSGRDGRITKEDAVSAVPSMGSPTGGNRGESRSKLSMLRRKVAERLVAAKNETAMLTTFNEVDMSAVFELRNKYKEDFKSKHGVGLGFMSFFTKAVVRALEMYPAVNSMIDGKEMVSYDFCDISIAVSGPKGLMVPVIRNAENLTFRGVEAEVKRLAIRAREGEITVDEMTGGTFTITNGGVFGSMLSTPIINPPQSAILGMHNIVERPIARDGAIAIAPIMYVAVSYDHRIIDGKESVGFLVAIKEALENPEELLMDNNVKKALEM, via the coding sequence ATGATTCTAGAAATGAAAGTCCCTTCGCCGGGAGAGTCTATCACAGAGGTGGAAATTGCGGAATGGTTAGTTGAAGATGGGGATTATGTAGAAAAAGATCAGGCAATTGCCGAAGTGGATTCAGATAAAGCTACTTTAGAATTGCCGGCAGAAGAAAGCGGTATAATTACACTAAAAGCAGAAGAAGGTGATGCTGTTGCGGTAGGTGCTGTTGTTTGTTTAATAGATACAAGTGCTGCTAAACCAGCAGGTGCGACAGATGCATCTAGTGCTCCGAAAGAAGAGAAGAAAGAATCGCCTAAGACAGAGAAAGCTCCTCAACCTGCTAAAGCAAAAGAAACTTATGCATCTGGTGTTCCTTCGCCAGCGGCAAAGAAAATATTGGATGAAAAAGGAGTAGATAGTAAATCTGTTTCTGGTTCTGGTCGTGATGGTAGAATTACTAAAGAAGATGCAGTTAGTGCTGTGCCTTCTATGGGGTCGCCAACTGGCGGTAACCGTGGTGAGTCTCGCTCAAAACTATCAATGTTGCGTAGAAAAGTTGCCGAAAGATTAGTGGCTGCAAAGAACGAAACTGCAATGTTGACTACTTTTAATGAAGTAGATATGAGTGCTGTTTTTGAACTTAGAAATAAGTACAAAGAGGACTTTAAAAGTAAGCATGGTGTTGGACTAGGATTTATGTCCTTTTTTACAAAGGCTGTGGTTAGAGCATTAGAGATGTATCCTGCTGTTAATTCTATGATTGACGGTAAAGAAATGGTTTCTTATGATTTCTGTGATATTAGTATCGCGGTTTCTGGACCAAAAGGATTAATGGTGCCCGTTATTCGTAACGCTGAAAACTTAACATTTAGAGGTGTTGAAGCTGAGGTTAAAAGATTAGCGATTAGAGCACGTGAAGGTGAAATTACTGTTGATGAAATGACAGGTGGTACATTTACTATTACTAATGGTGGTGTATTCGGTTCTATGTTATCTACACCAATTATCAATCCGCCACAAAGTGCTATTTTAGGTATGCATAATATTGTTGAAAGACCAATTGCTCGTGATGGAGCTATTGCGATCGCACCTATTATGTATGTTGCAGTTTCTTATGATCACCGAATAATTGACGGTAAAGAATCTGTTGGTTTCTTGGTAGCTATAAAAGAAGCTTTAGAAAATCCTGAAGAATTGTTGATGGATAATAATGTAAAGAAAGCTTTAGAAATGTAA
- the rpoN gene encoding RNA polymerase factor sigma-54 — MLKQHLSFKLSQKLSPQQIQLMKLIQLPTQAFEQRLNQELEENPALETGKEDLENTNDEYDEVYDEAADNETINTEDINIDDYLSDDEIPDYRTKANNYSTDDEEKSVPYAAGTSFNQYLINQLNTVYLTDDEWNIAEFLVGSIDESGYIRRPIADIMDDLAFTQNIYTDEKTITKILSIVQELDPPGVGARSLEECLIIQLERKEITPSIELATAILKKSFEHFTKKHYQKLIQKHNITEDELKAAIGEIEKLNPKPGGSYSGNNRIVEHVVPDFAIRITEGELELTLNGRNAPELHVSREYSNMLKGYKEAKDKSKSQKDTVMFIKQKLDAAKWFIDAIRQRQQTLFITMNSIMQYQKEYFLTGDERNLRPMILKDIADEIGMDVSTVSRVANSKYVDTPYGTKLIKEYFSESMKNEQGEDVSTKEIKKILETVIQNETKKKPLTDDKLAAILKEKGYPIARRTVAKYREQLSIPVARMRKEI; from the coding sequence ATGCTGAAACAACACCTATCATTTAAATTATCTCAAAAGTTATCTCCACAGCAAATTCAATTGATGAAGCTGATTCAATTGCCTACGCAGGCTTTTGAACAACGTCTCAATCAAGAATTAGAGGAAAATCCGGCTTTAGAAACAGGTAAAGAAGACTTAGAAAATACGAATGATGAGTATGATGAAGTTTACGATGAAGCAGCTGACAACGAAACCATTAACACTGAAGACATCAATATCGATGATTATTTAAGTGATGATGAAATTCCTGATTATCGCACCAAAGCGAATAATTATAGCACAGATGATGAAGAAAAAAGTGTGCCTTACGCCGCAGGTACTTCTTTCAATCAGTATCTAATAAATCAACTGAATACCGTTTATCTTACAGATGACGAGTGGAACATTGCCGAGTTTCTAGTAGGCAGTATAGATGAAAGCGGATATATACGTAGACCTATCGCCGATATTATGGATGATTTGGCTTTTACCCAAAACATTTACACTGATGAAAAAACAATTACAAAAATACTTTCTATAGTTCAAGAGTTAGACCCACCTGGTGTGGGCGCTAGATCTTTAGAAGAGTGTTTAATCATACAACTAGAGCGTAAAGAAATTACCCCAAGTATTGAGCTTGCCACCGCAATTCTTAAAAAGTCTTTTGAACACTTTACTAAAAAGCACTATCAAAAATTAATTCAGAAGCATAATATTACCGAAGACGAGTTAAAAGCTGCAATTGGAGAAATTGAAAAATTAAATCCAAAACCAGGTGGTTCGTATTCTGGAAACAACAGAATTGTAGAGCATGTAGTACCTGATTTTGCCATTAGAATTACCGAAGGCGAATTGGAGCTTACACTAAATGGTAGAAATGCACCAGAGCTACATGTATCTAGAGAGTATAGTAATATGCTTAAAGGCTACAAAGAAGCTAAAGATAAGTCTAAGTCCCAAAAAGACACCGTGATGTTTATTAAGCAGAAGTTAGACGCTGCTAAATGGTTTATTGATGCTATAAGACAGCGCCAACAAACCCTGTTTATTACAATGAACTCAATTATGCAATATCAAAAAGAATATTTTCTGACAGGAGATGAGCGTAATTTGAGACCTATGATTCTAAAAGATATTGCAGATGAAATAGGAATGGATGTTTCAACAGTATCTAGGGTAGCAAATAGCAAATATGTAGATACCCCTTATGGAACCAAGTTGATAAAAGAATATTTTTCTGAGTCAATGAAAAATGAACAAGGAGAAGATGTTTCTACAAAAGAAATAAAGAAGATTTTAGAAACAGTTATTCAAAACGAGACAAAGAAAAAGCCTTTAACAGATGACAAACTTGCTGCTATTTTAAAGGAAAAAGGATATCCTATTGCTAGAAGAACAGTAGCTAAATACAGAGAGCAGCTAAGTATACCTGTTGCACGTATGAGAAAAGAAATTTAA
- a CDS encoding 2-oxoglutarate dehydrogenase E1 component: protein MDKYSFLNTAHTSFFSEIYDKYLVNPDSVEPSWRAFFQGFDFGMESSIDELEIDENRTTVLVNGNKSEMPESLQKEFQVIRLIDGYRSRGHLFTKTNPVRERRHYEPTLEIENFGLSTSDLETVFNAGDIIGIGPNSLREIVRHLQSIYCDAIGVEYMYIRKPERVKWIQDWINVNDNHPNFEADRKKHILKKLNHAISFETFLHTKYVGQKRFSLEGNESLIPALDVIVERAAEMGVKQFVMGMAHRGRLNVLTNIFGKSAKDIFSEFDGKDYEQEIFDGDVKYHLGWTSDRKSDNGNKIKMNIAPNPSHLETVGAVVEGIARAKQDAHYYDDFSKVLPIVVHGDAAIAGQGLVYEVVQMAGLDGYKTGGTIHIVVNNQIGFTTNYLDARTSTYCTDVAKVTLSPVLHVNADDAEAVVHASLFALEYRMRFESDVFIDLLGYRKYGHNEGDEPRFTQPKLYKAISKHKNPRDIYAEKLMQEGVIDNTYVAQLEKQYKDSLEEKLEDSRKEDKTVITPFMADEWKGFENVREWEMMDPIKTTFAKTKLDKIAKVITALPTNKKFLRKVEKLVKDRYNMYFEADKLDWAMGELLAYGSLLEEGFAVRMSGQDVERGTFSHRHAVMKVEESEEEVILLNQLSEKQAKFQIYNSLLSEYGVVGFDYGYAMASPNTLTIWEAQFGDFSNGAQIMIDQYISAAEDKWKLQNGLVMLLPHGYEGQGAEHSSARMERYLQLCAKDNMYIADVTTPAQMFHILRRQMKANFRKPLIIFTPKSLLRHPKAVSKVSDLTNGGFQEVIDDEAADPKKVKSLVFCTGKFYYDLLAVQEENKREDVALVRVEQLFPVPEEKMKAAIAKYKNADDIVWAQEEPRNMGAWSHMLMHFSETQKFRVASRRFYAAPAAGSSVRSKARHQQVIDYVFDKTKDNMSKPKK, encoded by the coding sequence ATGGATAAATATTCCTTTTTGAATACCGCTCATACCTCTTTTTTTTCAGAGATATACGATAAGTATTTAGTGAATCCGGATAGTGTAGAGCCAAGTTGGAGAGCCTTTTTTCAAGGTTTTGACTTTGGTATGGAAAGTTCAATTGATGAACTTGAAATTGATGAGAATCGAACTACAGTTTTAGTAAACGGCAACAAAAGTGAAATGCCAGAATCTCTACAAAAAGAGTTTCAGGTAATTCGTTTAATTGACGGTTATAGAAGCAGAGGTCACTTATTTACGAAAACTAACCCGGTACGTGAGCGAAGACATTATGAGCCTACATTAGAGATTGAAAATTTCGGACTTTCAACGTCTGATCTTGAAACAGTGTTTAATGCTGGTGATATAATTGGTATAGGTCCAAATTCGTTAAGAGAGATTGTTAGGCATTTACAAAGTATCTATTGCGATGCTATTGGTGTTGAGTATATGTATATACGAAAGCCAGAGCGTGTAAAGTGGATACAAGATTGGATCAATGTCAACGATAATCATCCGAATTTTGAGGCTGATAGAAAAAAACATATTCTTAAGAAGTTAAATCATGCTATTTCTTTTGAAACCTTTCTACATACTAAATATGTAGGGCAAAAAAGGTTTTCATTAGAAGGTAATGAATCTTTGATACCTGCCTTAGATGTAATTGTTGAACGCGCAGCAGAAATGGGTGTTAAGCAATTTGTTATGGGTATGGCTCACCGTGGTAGATTGAATGTGCTGACCAATATTTTTGGTAAATCTGCAAAAGATATCTTTAGTGAGTTCGATGGTAAAGATTATGAGCAAGAGATTTTTGACGGTGACGTTAAATATCACTTAGGCTGGACCTCTGATAGAAAATCTGACAACGGTAATAAAATCAAAATGAACATTGCTCCAAACCCTTCTCACTTAGAGACTGTTGGTGCAGTAGTTGAAGGTATAGCTAGGGCTAAACAAGATGCGCATTATTATGATGATTTTTCTAAAGTATTACCTATTGTAGTACACGGTGATGCTGCTATTGCTGGTCAAGGTTTGGTCTACGAAGTAGTTCAAATGGCAGGTTTAGACGGTTATAAAACTGGTGGTACCATACATATAGTGGTGAACAATCAAATAGGTTTTACTACAAACTATTTAGATGCTAGAACATCTACCTATTGTACAGATGTTGCCAAGGTAACATTGAGTCCGGTATTACATGTAAATGCTGATGATGCAGAAGCGGTAGTTCATGCGTCTCTTTTTGCATTAGAATATAGAATGCGATTTGAAAGTGATGTATTTATAGATTTACTTGGATATAGAAAGTATGGGCATAACGAAGGTGATGAGCCACGTTTTACTCAGCCAAAATTATATAAAGCAATTTCAAAGCATAAGAATCCTAGAGATATTTATGCAGAGAAATTGATGCAAGAAGGTGTTATTGATAATACCTATGTTGCTCAATTAGAAAAACAATACAAGGACTCTCTAGAAGAGAAATTGGAAGATTCTCGAAAAGAAGACAAAACTGTAATTACACCGTTCATGGCAGATGAATGGAAAGGTTTTGAAAATGTTCGTGAATGGGAAATGATGGATCCTATAAAGACCACATTTGCTAAAACAAAACTTGATAAAATTGCCAAAGTAATTACAGCTTTACCTACAAACAAGAAGTTTTTGCGTAAAGTTGAAAAACTGGTTAAGGATCGCTACAATATGTACTTTGAAGCGGATAAACTTGACTGGGCTATGGGAGAGCTACTGGCTTATGGTAGTTTGTTAGAAGAAGGTTTCGCGGTACGTATGTCTGGACAAGATGTTGAACGTGGTACTTTTTCTCACCGTCATGCGGTAATGAAAGTAGAAGAAAGTGAAGAAGAGGTTATTTTGCTAAATCAGTTATCTGAAAAGCAAGCTAAATTTCAGATTTATAATTCACTTTTGTCAGAATATGGTGTGGTAGGTTTTGATTATGGTTATGCCATGGCAAGCCCTAATACATTAACTATTTGGGAAGCGCAATTTGGAGATTTCAGTAATGGAGCTCAAATTATGATCGACCAATATATTTCTGCTGCTGAGGATAAGTGGAAACTTCAAAACGGACTGGTAATGTTATTGCCACACGGGTATGAAGGTCAGGGTGCTGAGCACTCTTCTGCTAGAATGGAGCGTTACTTACAATTGTGTGCGAAAGATAACATGTACATAGCAGATGTAACTACACCTGCACAAATGTTCCATATTCTTCGTAGACAAATGAAAGCTAATTTTAGAAAGCCGCTTATCATTTTTACTCCTAAAAGTTTATTGAGACACCCTAAAGCTGTATCTAAAGTATCAGATTTAACTAATGGTGGATTTCAAGAGGTGATAGATGATGAAGCTGCGGATCCTAAGAAAGTAAAAAGCTTAGTTTTCTGTACAGGTAAATTCTATTATGATCTTTTAGCAGTACAAGAAGAAAATAAAAGAGAAGATGTAGCTTTGGTAAGAGTGGAGCAATTGTTTCCTGTGCCAGAAGAGAAAATGAAGGCAGCAATTGCGAAATATAAAAATGCAGATGATATTGTATGGGCACAAGAAGAACCTAGAAATATGGGTGCTTGGAGTCATATGTTAATGCATTTTAGTGAAACTCAGAAATTCAGAGTTGCATCTAGGCGTTTTTACGCCGCACCTGCAGCTGGTAGTTCTGTTCGTTCTAAAGCGCGTCATCAGCAAGTTATAGATTACGTTTTTGACAAGACAAAGGACAATATGTCCAAACCTAAAAAATAA
- a CDS encoding retropepsin-like aspartic protease, whose amino-acid sequence MSTLKKFLKDKDYVRIPLVLTATDHFEIYAEINSVPGRFILDTGASNTCIGMDRIDHFKLISEESIIKAAGAGATNMETLVSKKNTITLNSWRYKKLEIVLFDLKHVNEALTAHHAEPVDGIIGADILKKSKAIIDYNKKCIYLKKKKR is encoded by the coding sequence ATGAGTACCCTCAAAAAATTTTTGAAGGATAAAGATTACGTGCGCATACCCTTAGTTTTAACTGCTACCGACCATTTTGAAATATATGCAGAGATAAATTCTGTACCTGGACGGTTTATTTTAGATACAGGAGCTTCTAATACTTGTATTGGCATGGACCGCATTGACCATTTTAAACTAATTTCTGAAGAATCTATAATCAAAGCTGCAGGCGCGGGTGCAACCAATATGGAGACGCTGGTCTCCAAAAAGAATACGATTACACTAAACTCTTGGCGGTATAAAAAGCTAGAGATTGTATTATTCGACTTAAAACATGTTAATGAGGCTTTAACTGCACATCATGCAGAACCAGTAGACGGAATAATAGGAGCTGATATTCTTAAAAAATCGAAGGCAATTATAGATTACAATAAAAAGTGCATCTATTTAAAAAAGAAAAAGCGTTGA
- a CDS encoding ExbD/TolR family protein, which yields MSKFAKKKDGEIPAVSTASLPDIVFMLLFFFMTVTVMKDSSLKVENVLPNASEVKKLEKKDRVIYIYVGKPTKEFEKTFGTEPKIQLNDKFSSPSEVGDYILMERAKKPQEIQNVLTTALKVDKNASMGLISDIKQELRKVNALKVNYTTYEGDAFNNLQ from the coding sequence ATGTCAAAATTTGCAAAGAAAAAAGATGGAGAGATACCAGCGGTATCAACAGCTTCCCTTCCTGACATTGTATTTATGCTTTTGTTTTTCTTTATGACGGTAACCGTTATGAAGGATAGTTCCTTGAAAGTTGAAAACGTACTTCCGAACGCTAGTGAAGTTAAGAAATTGGAAAAGAAAGATCGTGTAATCTATATTTATGTTGGTAAGCCAACTAAAGAGTTCGAGAAAACTTTTGGTACTGAACCAAAAATCCAATTAAATGACAAATTCTCTAGTCCTTCAGAAGTTGGTGATTATATTTTGATGGAAAGAGCTAAAAAGCCTCAAGAAATTCAGAATGTATTGACCACGGCACTTAAGGTTGATAAGAACGCTAGTATGGGATTGATATCCGATATTAAACAAGAGTTAAGAAAGGTAAACGCTTTAAAGGTAAATTATACTACCTATGAAGGTGATGCTTTCAATAATCTACAATAG
- a CDS encoding asparaginase, whose translation MSIDKRDILLIYTGGTIGMMKDYTSGALKAFDFSQLLKNIPELNQLDCTISSFSFEHPIDSSNMNPTHWVTIADIITEKYNEYDGFVVLHGSDTMSYTASALSFLLENLTKPVILTGSQLPIGDLRTDAKENLITAIQIAALYKKGKPVIQEVGLYFEYKLYRGNRTTKINAEQFQAFASLNYPHLIESGVHLTVFNEYLFPQKRKLTLKSHRNMDDNVAILKIFPGINKNVIDAILQTENLKALVLETYGSGNAPMEEWFLKKLNNAINKGIHIINVTQCSGGAVMMGHYETSSRLKKMQVINGKDITTEAAITKAMYLLGSGVSHELFKTVFETSLRGEMV comes from the coding sequence TTGAGCATAGATAAAAGAGATATCTTATTAATATACACAGGTGGTACTATTGGTATGATGAAAGATTATACCTCAGGAGCTTTAAAAGCCTTTGATTTTTCGCAATTGTTGAAAAATATACCTGAGCTAAATCAATTAGACTGTACCATATCTAGTTTTTCTTTCGAGCACCCCATAGATTCATCTAATATGAATCCTACGCATTGGGTGACAATAGCTGATATTATTACGGAGAAATATAATGAGTATGATGGTTTTGTAGTATTACATGGTAGTGATACTATGAGTTATACAGCTTCTGCTTTAAGCTTTTTACTTGAAAATTTAACAAAACCTGTAATATTGACTGGTTCGCAATTACCAATTGGAGATTTGAGAACCGATGCCAAAGAAAATTTAATAACTGCCATACAAATTGCTGCTTTGTATAAAAAAGGTAAGCCAGTTATACAAGAAGTCGGACTCTATTTTGAGTATAAATTGTATCGTGGTAATAGAACTACGAAGATAAATGCAGAGCAATTTCAAGCTTTTGCGTCATTAAATTACCCTCATTTAATTGAATCGGGAGTGCATTTGACCGTTTTTAATGAATATTTATTCCCTCAAAAAAGAAAATTAACGTTAAAATCTCACAGAAATATGGACGATAATGTGGCTATTTTGAAAATATTTCCGGGAATTAACAAAAATGTTATCGATGCAATTTTGCAAACTGAAAATTTAAAAGCGTTAGTTTTGGAGACATATGGTTCTGGAAATGCGCCGATGGAAGAATGGTTTTTAAAGAAATTAAATAATGCAATAAATAAAGGTATACATATTATTAATGTAACTCAGTGTTCTGGCGGTGCCGTTATGATGGGGCATTATGAAACCAGTTCTAGACTTAAGAAAATGCAAGTTATTAACGGTAAGGATATTACAACTGAGGCTGCTATTACAAAGGCAATGTACTTGCTTGGTAGTGGTGTCTCTCATGAGTTGTTCAAAACTGTTTTTGAGACTTCTTTACGAGGAGAGATGGTGTAA
- a CDS encoding porin family protein — protein MRFAILFLLVVLQSNAQVVSDSISDTRYFEDQFYVGLSYNFILNHPEGSNQRNLSYGLQAGVIKDIPLNRAGTKAIGIGAGLALNSYYSNLVADISGDDITYSINDDITRSKLETHLVEFPLEFRWRNSTAEDYKFWRVYGGIKAAYIVGARSKYDLGDISEGFKNTDLTKFQYGLTLSFGYNTFNLHAYYALTELFDGNASVNGEVLQYTPLRIGLIFYIL, from the coding sequence ATGCGTTTTGCCATTTTATTTTTATTAGTAGTTCTGCAATCTAATGCTCAAGTAGTTTCAGATAGTATTTCAGATACACGGTATTTTGAAGATCAGTTTTATGTTGGTCTATCGTATAACTTTATATTGAATCATCCTGAAGGTTCTAATCAACGTAACCTCTCTTATGGTCTACAAGCGGGTGTAATAAAAGATATTCCTTTAAACAGAGCAGGAACAAAGGCTATAGGTATTGGAGCAGGCTTGGCCTTGAATAGTTATTATTCAAACTTAGTTGCCGATATATCTGGTGATGATATTACGTATAGTATAAATGATGATATTACTAGAAGTAAGTTAGAGACACACCTAGTTGAGTTTCCTTTAGAATTTAGATGGCGAAATTCCACTGCAGAAGATTATAAATTCTGGCGTGTCTATGGTGGTATTAAGGCTGCTTATATTGTAGGAGCTCGTTCAAAATATGATTTAGGTGATATTAGTGAGGGATTCAAAAATACAGACTTAACTAAATTTCAATACGGGCTTACTTTAAGTTTTGGTTATAATACTTTTAATCTTCATGCGTATTATGCCTTAACTGAGCTTTTCGATGGTAATGCTTCGGTAAATGGTGAGGTATTGCAATACACACCATTGCGTATAGGTCTTATTTTCTATATTCTATAA
- a CDS encoding MotA/TolQ/ExbB proton channel family protein, which translates to MKKLFPSLAIAGAFVAGTNMASAKVAAVALLLQDATPEAERGFTQMLKEMFITGGAGFMGIVLLCLILGLAVAIERIIYLNMASTNTAKLKQQVEDALASGGVEAAKEVCRNTKGPVASIYYQGLDRAGESIESAEKAVVAYGGVQMGQLEKNVSWLSLFIAIAPMLGFMGTVIGMIQAFQKIAAVGNLSASLIAGDIQVALLTTVFGLITAIILQIFYNYIIAKIDSIVNDMEDSSITLIDMLVDHKK; encoded by the coding sequence ATGAAAAAATTATTCCCAAGCCTAGCAATTGCTGGGGCATTTGTAGCAGGTACAAATATGGCAAGCGCTAAAGTAGCCGCAGTAGCTTTATTACTTCAAGACGCAACTCCAGAAGCAGAGAGAGGTTTTACTCAAATGTTAAAAGAAATGTTTATTACTGGTGGTGCCGGCTTTATGGGTATCGTTCTTTTATGTTTGATTCTTGGTTTAGCAGTTGCTATTGAAAGAATTATCTATTTAAACATGGCAAGTACTAATACTGCTAAGTTGAAACAACAAGTTGAAGACGCATTGGCATCTGGTGGTGTTGAAGCTGCAAAAGAAGTTTGTAGAAATACAAAAGGTCCTGTTGCTTCTATTTACTATCAAGGTTTAGATAGAGCTGGTGAGAGCATCGAGTCTGCTGAAAAAGCGGTTGTTGCTTATGGTGGTGTTCAAATGGGTCAATTAGAGAAAAACGTTTCTTGGTTGTCTTTATTTATCGCTATTGCTCCAATGCTTGGTTTCATGGGTACGGTAATCGGTATGATTCAGGCTTTCCAAAAGATTGCTGCAGTTGGTAACTTAAGTGCATCTCTTATTGCAGGTGATATTCAGGTTGCATTATTAACAACTGTATTTGGTCTTATTACGGCTATTATCCTTCAAATTTTCTATAATTATATCATTGCTAAAATTGATAGCATCGTTAATGATATGGAAGACTCTTCGATTACTTTAATCGATATGTTGGTGGATCACAAAAAATAA
- a CDS encoding TatD family hydrolase, translating to MIITDTHTHLYSEAFDDDRKEAIQKAIDLGVERFFIPAIDSTYTESMLALEKEFPGHMFLMTGLHPTHVKENFEDELAHVEEMLGKHTYYAIGEIGIDLYWEKKYLKEQQIAFRKQIQIAKKHKLPIVIHCRDAFDEVFEILEEEKGDDLRGIFHCFTGKYEQAEKAISYNMKLGIGGVVTFKNGKIDTFLKEIDLKHIVLETDSPYLAPAPYRGKRNESAYIVNVLEKLADIHGVPNEQIAIETTKNSKEVFGI from the coding sequence ATGATAATAACCGATACGCATACACATTTATATAGCGAAGCTTTCGATGATGACCGAAAAGAAGCAATACAGAAAGCCATTGATTTAGGAGTAGAACGTTTTTTTATTCCTGCTATAGACTCTACCTATACAGAAAGTATGTTGGCTTTAGAAAAAGAATTTCCGGGTCATATGTTCTTAATGACAGGCTTGCATCCCACGCATGTGAAAGAAAATTTTGAAGATGAGCTAGCGCATGTTGAAGAAATGTTGGGTAAGCATACCTATTATGCGATTGGAGAAATAGGGATTGATCTGTATTGGGAAAAGAAGTATTTGAAAGAACAGCAAATTGCTTTTAGAAAACAAATACAAATAGCGAAGAAGCATAAATTGCCTATCGTTATTCATTGTCGAGATGCTTTTGATGAGGTTTTTGAAATACTAGAGGAGGAGAAAGGAGATGATTTAAGAGGAATTTTTCATTGCTTTACTGGTAAATATGAGCAGGCAGAAAAAGCGATATCATATAATATGAAGTTGGGTATTGGTGGTGTAGTGACTTTTAAGAATGGTAAAATCGATACATTTTTAAAAGAAATAGATCTTAAGCATATTGTACTAGAAACCGATTCGCCGTATTTGGCACCTGCTCCTTATAGAGGTAAGAGAAATGAAAGTGCTTATATCGTTAATGTGCTTGAGAAGTTGGCAGACATTCATGGTGTACCCAATGAGCAAATAGCTATAGAGACTACGAAGAACTCTAAAGAAGTTTTCGGAATTTAA
- a CDS encoding ExbD/TolR family protein, translating to MARRAGAPEVSAGSMADIAFLLLIFFLVTTTIETDAGLDRMLPPMEPPTEAPPIIKQKNIFTVNINRNGQLLVEDEILSIDKLRERAMAFLDNGGAPSGSPDYCSYCKGKRIAESSDNPTKAIISLKNDRETKYGTYITVQNELVGAYNDLRNREAKRLFGKDYVAMEAEYLNPETEDSVKEELKEKVQKIQGLFPQKLSEAETSSE from the coding sequence ATGGCTAGAAGAGCAGGAGCACCAGAAGTTAGTGCGGGTTCAATGGCGGACATAGCTTTCCTTTTACTTATCTTTTTCTTAGTAACAACTACTATTGAAACAGATGCAGGTTTGGATCGTATGTTACCACCAATGGAGCCACCTACGGAAGCACCACCAATTATTAAGCAAAAGAACATTTTTACGGTTAATATTAACCGAAATGGTCAGTTGTTGGTGGAAGATGAGATTCTTTCAATAGATAAATTGCGTGAAAGAGCAATGGCGTTTTTAGATAACGGTGGAGCACCGTCAGGAAGTCCTGATTATTGTAGCTACTGTAAAGGAAAGCGTATTGCTGAATCTTCGGATAATCCGACAAAGGCAATTATCTCTTTAAAGAATGATCGTGAAACAAAGTATGGTACTTACATCACAGTTCAAAATGAATTGGTAGGGGCATATAACGATCTTAGAAATAGAGAAGCTAAGCGTTTATTTGGTAAAGATTATGTGGCTATGGAAGCTGAGTATTTAAATCCTGAAACTGAAGATTCTGTTAAAGAAGAATTGAAAGAAAAGGTACAAAAAATACAAGGTTTGTTTCCACAGAAATTATCTGAAGCTGAAACTTCAAGCGAATAA